One region of Glycine max cultivar Williams 82 chromosome 9, Glycine_max_v4.0, whole genome shotgun sequence genomic DNA includes:
- the LOC100527825 gene encoding uncharacterized protein LOC100527825: MKGSSKRKTEKEKIEDEVEEMLRAAQDQILLNLTQAHIAARPSPDHDHDLDLDLDLERRFQALKMKTKSQPQDDLSARFDALKAKSSSSVVTASNSNAQFDYAEEDPEAQVQKLIQWAKDAARLDPSPPSDHDQDI, encoded by the coding sequence atgaAGGGAAGCAGCAAGAGGAAGACGGAGAAGGAGAAGATAGAGGATGAAGTGGAAGAAATGTTGCGAGCGGCGCAAGACCAAATCCTCTTAAATCTCACCCAAGCCCACATAGCAGCCCGTCCTTCTCCGGATCATGATCATGATCTGGATCTGGATCTGGATCTGGAGCGTCGATTCCAGGCCCTCAAAATGAAAACCAAATCTCAACCTCAAGATGATCTCTCTGCCAGATTCGATGCCCTAAAAgccaaatcatcatcttctgttGTCACAGCATCCAATTCCAACGCCCAATTTGATTATGCTGAAGAAGACCCAGAGGCTCAAGTTCAGAAACTCATCCAGTGGGCTAAGGATGCTGCACGTCTCGATCCTTCTCCCCCCTCAGATCACGACCAAGATATCTAG
- the LOC100807042 gene encoding RNA helicase aquarius isoform X1, whose product MTKVYGTGLYDFRRHRVAEYPVAAPPSESKAEVPKAGGGGGFPSSITLSEIQRDRLTKIAEANWLKSGDAARPKKDFDPELVRKIYETELLVKEGSKPVPLQRVMILEVSQYLENYLWPHFDPLAATFEHVMSIIIMVNEKFRENVAAWTCFHERKDAFKVFLERVLRLKEGRELSIAEKTNYLVFMINAFQSLEDEVVSRTILRLANLKSWYSLSYGRFQMELCLNPGLVKKWKRMIKKEPVKGGGSHLDPLTKVEVMFVRNLIEEFMEILDSQVFPQKQLSGEDNELIDATGLGLLNDACVLYCERFMEFLIDLLSQLPTRRYLRPLVADVAVVAKCHLSALYRHEKGKLFAQLVDLLQFYEGFEINDHTGTQLTDHEVLESHYSRMQSFQLLAFKKMEKLRELALTNIGSIHKRANLTKKLSVLSPEELRNFVCCKLKLVSKEDPWSERVDFLIEVMLSYFEKQQSQKEAINALPLYPNEQIMWDESVVPSINYSGEGCLALPKLNLQFLTLHDYLLRNFNLFRLESTYEIREDIQEAVPHLLAYINNDGGTAFRGWSRMGVPIKEFKITEVKQPNIGEVKPSSVTAEVTYSVSSYRAHIRSEWDALKEHDVLFLLSIRPLFEPLSAEEEDKASVPQKLGLQFVRGCEVIEIRDEEGNLMNDFSGKIKRDEWKPPKGELRTVTVALDTAQYHMDVSNIAEKGAEDVYGTFNVLMRRKPKENNFKAILESIRDLMNEYCIVPKWLENIFLGYGDPSAAQWTNMPDVLETVDFKDTFVDADHLKESFVDYEVSFVNSDGSENLNPRPPFKIKLPRTLKPNNGTLTGHAMSTSGATNDINVVDANYQKEALVIETYTPPDPGPYPQDQPKQNLVRFTPTQVEAIISGIQPGLTMVVGPPGTGKTDTAVQILNVLYHNCPSQRTLIITHSNQALNDLFEKIMQRDVPARYLLRLGQGEQELATDLDFSRQGRVNAMLVRRLELLSEVERLARSLQLPEDVGYTCETAGYFWLLHVYSRWEQFLAACAENKEKSTFVRDRFPFKEFFYDTPHPVFTGESFEKDMQAATGCFRHLKNMFQELEECRAFELLKSTADRANYLMTKQAKIVAMTCTHAALKRKDFLQLGFKYDNLLMEESAQILEIETFIPMLLQRQEDGHARLKRCILIGDHHQLPPVVKNMAFQKYSHMDQSLFTRFVRLGIPYIELNAQGRARPSIAKLYNWRYRDLGDLPSVKEEVVFNRANAGFAYDYQLVDVPDYLGKGETTPSPWFYQNEGEAEYVVSVYIYMRLLGYPANKISILTTYNGQKLLIRDVVNRRCVPYDFIGPPSKVTTVDKFQGQQNDFILLSIVRTRFVGHLRDVRRLVVAMSRARLGLYVFCRRSLFEQCYELQPTFQLLLERPDHLALNVNEITSYTERNFEDPGPGHHVHLVSGIEEMGSIIDRLYQEKLRHQFDQNGPYLSHLEPSENTDGMQSGQQTMDTDMPEQTEDDMPHKIKEATTVDNVTGYNNVEDVTMVDNSDGVANGNPSP is encoded by the exons ATGACGAAGGTTTACGGCACGGGGTTATACGATTTCCGGCGCCACCGCGTGGCAGAGTACCCCGTGGCGGCGCCGCCATCGGAGTCGAAAGCGGAAGTTCCAAAGGCAGGCGGCGGCGGCGGCTTTCCAAGCAGCATCACTCTGTCGGAGATTCAGCGCGACCGGCTGACGAAGATTGCGGAGGCGAACTGGTTGAAAAGCGGCGATGCGGCTAGGCCGAAGAAGGACTTCGACCCTGAGCTAGTTCGCAAGATCTACGAAACCGAATTGTTAGTGAAAGAGGGTTCCAAACCCGTTCCCTTGCAACGTGTCATGATTCTGGAGGTTAGCCAGTATCTGGAGAATTACCTGTGGCCTCATTTCGACCCTCTCGCTGCCACCTTCGAGCATGTTATGTCCATCATCATCATGGTCAACGAGAAG TTCCGAGAGAATGTTGCCGCTTGGACTTGTTTCCATGAGAGGAAAGACGCTTTCAAAGTCTTTCTCGAGAGGGTTCTTCGCTTAAAGGAG GGACGAGAACTAAGTATAGCAGAGAAGACGAATTACCTAGTTTTTATGATAAATGCCTTTCAG AGTTTGGAAGATGAGGTTGTTAGCAGGACAATCTTGAGACTGGCAAATTTGAAATCTTGGTACAGTTTGTCTTATGGTCGTTTTCAG ATGGAGCTTTGTCTTAATCCTGGCTTGGTCAAGAAATGGAAAAGGATGATAAAGAAAGAACCTGTGAAAGGGGGTGGATCACATTTAGATCCCTTAACTAAAGTTGAAGTGATGTTCGTGAGAAACCTCATAGAAGAATTTATGGAG ataCTGGATTCACAGGTATTTCCCCAGAAACAATTATCTGGTGAGGACAATGAACTTATTGATGCTACTGGTTTGGGGCTACTTAATGATGCCTGTGTCCTGTACTGTGAGAGGTTTATGGAATTTCTAATTGACCTCTTGAGTCAATTGCCAACAAGGAG GTATTTGAGGCCTCTTGTGGCTGATGTAGCTGTAGTTGCCAAATGCCATTTAAGTGCACTCTATAGGCATGAAAAGGGGAAACTTTTTGCCCAGCTGGTTGATTTACTGCAATTCTATGAAGGGTTTGAGATTAATGATCATACTGGAACACAGTTAACAGATCACGAGGTTCTTGAATCTCATTACAGCCGAATGCAGTCATTCCAACTACTTGCATTTAAAAAGATGGAAAag CTGCGGGAACTTGCTTTGACTAACATTGGTTCGATTCACAAGCGTGCTAATTTGACCAAGAAATTGTCTGTTCTTTCTCCGGAGGAGTTGAGAAATTTTGTTTGCTGTAAG CTTAAACTGGTCTCTAAGGAAGATCCCTGGTCAGAGAGGGTTGATTTTCTTATTGAAGTAATGCTGTCCTATTTTGAGAAGCAACAATCTCAAAAAGAAGCTATTAATGCTCTTCCTCTTTATCCAAATGAGCAGATTATGTGGGATGAAAGTGTTGTACCCAGCATAAATTACTCTGGAGAAGGTTGTTTAGCATTGCCCAAGCTGAACTTACAGTTCTTAACACTTCATGATTATCTTCTTcgaaattttaatctttttagacTTGAGTCAACATATGAGATACGTGAGGACATTCAGGAAGCTGTTCCACATCTTCTTgcatatattaataatgatggAGGAACTGCTTTTCGTGGTTGGTCAAGAATGGGTGTGCcaatcaaagaattcaaaatcacTGAAGTTAAACAACCTAACATTGGAGAAGTCAAACCATCATCCGTGACTGCAGAAGTTACTTATAGTGTTTCCAGTTATAGAGCACATATTAGATCAGAATGGGATGCACTCAAAGAGCATGATGTATTGTTTTTACTATCTATTCGCCCATTATTTGAGCCTCTTAGTGccgaagaagaagacaaagctAGTGTTCCTCAGAAGCTTGGCCTACAATTTGTTCGAGGTTGTGAAGTTATTGAGATTCGAGATGAGGAAGGAAACCTTATGAATGATTTTTCTGGAAAGATTAAGCGTGATGAGTGGAAGCCACCAAAGGGGGAACTGAGAACAGTAACTGTGGCTTTGGATACAGCACAATACCACATGGATGTAAGTAACATTGCTGAAAAAGGGGCAGAAGATGTTTATGGTACATTTAATGTGTTGATGAGgaggaagccaaaagaaaacaattttaaagcCATCTTAGAATCAATAAGGGATTTAATGAATGAATACTGTATTGTTCCCAAGTGGTTGGAAAACATTTTTCTTGGTTATGGGGATCCTTCAGCTGCACAGTGGACTAATATGCCTGATGTATTGGAGACAGTAGATTTCAAAGATACTTTTGTTGATGCTGATCACTTAAAAGAAAGTTTTGTGGATTATGAG GTGTCTTTTGTTAATTCTGATGGCTCAGAAAATTTGAATCCAAGGCCTCCTTTTAAGATCAAGCTTCCCCGAACACTCAAACCTAACAATGGTACTCTTACTGGGCATGCAATGTCTACTTCCGGTGCAACAAATGATATCAATGTGGTTGATGCAAATTATCAGAAAGAAGCACTAGTTATTGAGACATATACTCCTCCAGATCCTGGCCCCTATCCTCAAGATCAGCCCAAACAAAATTTAGTTAGATTCACACCCACACAG GTTGAAGCAATCATCTCTGGCATTCAGCCTGGTCTAACTATGGTTGTGGGGCCACCTGGTACAGGAAAGACTGATACAGCTGTACAAATTCTAAATGTTCTTTACCATAATTGTCCTTCTCAGAGAACCTTAATAATTACTCATTCAAATCAGGCTTTGAATGACCTGTTTGAGAAGATAATGCAG AGAGATGTTCCTGCACGTTATCTTCTTCGACTTGGTCAAGGAGAACAAGAGCTAGCAACTGATCTTGATTTTAGCCGGCAAGGTCGTGTTAATGCAATGCTTGTTAGACGGTTAGAATTGCTCAGTGAAGTGGAGAGGCTAGCAAGATCTCTTCAATTGCCCGAGGATGTGGGTTACACTTGTGAAACTGCGGGATACTTTTGGTTGCTTCATGTTTATTCACGCTGGGAGCAGTTTCTTGCTGCTTGTGCTGAGAATAAAGAGAAGTCAACATTTGTTCGAGATCGTTTTCCCTTCAAAGAGTTCTTCTATGATACACCACATCCTGTATTTACAGGTGAGTCTTTTGAGAAAGACATGCAGGCTGCTACGGGGTGCTTTCGTCATCTTAAGAACATGTTTCAAGAACTTGAAGAGTGTCGGGCATTCGAATTACTTAAGTCAACAGCTGATAGGGCTAACTACTTAATGACCAAGCAGGCTAAGATTGTGGCAATGACTTGCacccatgcagctctaaagagGAAAGATTTCCTCCAGTTAGGTTTCAAGTATGACAACTTGCTAATGGAAGAAAGTGCCCaaattttagaaattgagactttcATTCCAATGTTACTCCAGCGGCAGGAGGACGGTCATGCACGGCTTAAACGCTGCATTCTGATTGGTGATCATCACCAGTTGCCTCCTGTTGTGAAGAATATGGCTTTTCAGAAGTACAGCCACATGGATCAAAGTCTATTTACAAGGTTTGTCCGATTGGGCATTCCTTACATTGAGCTAAATGCTCAGGGAAGAGCCAGGCCAAGTATAGCTAAACTTTACAATTGGAGATACAGAGATTTGGGAGACCTTCCTTCTGTAAAGGAGGAAGTCGTATTCAATAGGGCAAATGCTGGATTTGCTTATGATTATCAGTTAGTGGATGTTCCAGATTACCTTGGTAAGGGGGAGACAACTCCATCTCCTTGGTTTTACCAAAATGAGGGAGAAGCCGAATATGTTGTCAGTGTCTATATATACATGCGTCTTTTAGGGTATCCTGCAAATAAGATATCAATTTTGACTACATACAATGGTCAGAAACTTCTCATCCGTGATGTTGTAAATAGGAGATGCGTTCCATACGATTTCATTGGTCCTCCAAGCAAG GTTACTACAGTGGATAAGTTTCAAGGTCagcaaaatgattttatattgcTATCTATTGTGCGTACTCGATTTGTTGGTCACCTACGTGATGTAAGAAGATTGGTTGTTGCAATGTCACGTGCTCGGCTTGGTTTATATGTTTTTTGCCGTCGTTCCCTTTTTGAACAATGCTATGAGCTGCAACCTACATTTCAGCTGCTTCTTGAAAGACCTGACCACCTTGCCCTTAATGTGAATGAGATTACATCATATACTGAACGAAATTTTGAAGATCCTGGACCTGGACATCATGTACATCTTGTCAGTGGCATTGAGGAGATGGGTAGTATCATAGACAGACTGTATCAG gaAAAGTTGAGACATCAATTTGATCAAAATGGGCCTTATTTGAGTCATTTAGAACCATCAGAAAATACAGATGGGATGCAAAGTGGGCAGCAGACTATGGACACTGATATGCCTGAACAAACAGAGGACGACATGCCACATAAAATCAAGGAAGCTACAACTGTTGATAATGTAACTGGATATAACAACGTGGAAGATGTTACCATGGTTGATAATAGTGATGGTGTTGCAAATGGGAACCCATCGCCATAG
- the LOC100807042 gene encoding RNA helicase aquarius isoform X2, translating into MILEVSQYLENYLWPHFDPLAATFEHVMSIIIMVNEKFRENVAAWTCFHERKDAFKVFLERVLRLKEGRELSIAEKTNYLVFMINAFQSLEDEVVSRTILRLANLKSWYSLSYGRFQMELCLNPGLVKKWKRMIKKEPVKGGGSHLDPLTKVEVMFVRNLIEEFMEILDSQVFPQKQLSGEDNELIDATGLGLLNDACVLYCERFMEFLIDLLSQLPTRRYLRPLVADVAVVAKCHLSALYRHEKGKLFAQLVDLLQFYEGFEINDHTGTQLTDHEVLESHYSRMQSFQLLAFKKMEKLRELALTNIGSIHKRANLTKKLSVLSPEELRNFVCCKLKLVSKEDPWSERVDFLIEVMLSYFEKQQSQKEAINALPLYPNEQIMWDESVVPSINYSGEGCLALPKLNLQFLTLHDYLLRNFNLFRLESTYEIREDIQEAVPHLLAYINNDGGTAFRGWSRMGVPIKEFKITEVKQPNIGEVKPSSVTAEVTYSVSSYRAHIRSEWDALKEHDVLFLLSIRPLFEPLSAEEEDKASVPQKLGLQFVRGCEVIEIRDEEGNLMNDFSGKIKRDEWKPPKGELRTVTVALDTAQYHMDVSNIAEKGAEDVYGTFNVLMRRKPKENNFKAILESIRDLMNEYCIVPKWLENIFLGYGDPSAAQWTNMPDVLETVDFKDTFVDADHLKESFVDYEVSFVNSDGSENLNPRPPFKIKLPRTLKPNNGTLTGHAMSTSGATNDINVVDANYQKEALVIETYTPPDPGPYPQDQPKQNLVRFTPTQVEAIISGIQPGLTMVVGPPGTGKTDTAVQILNVLYHNCPSQRTLIITHSNQALNDLFEKIMQRDVPARYLLRLGQGEQELATDLDFSRQGRVNAMLVRRLELLSEVERLARSLQLPEDVGYTCETAGYFWLLHVYSRWEQFLAACAENKEKSTFVRDRFPFKEFFYDTPHPVFTGESFEKDMQAATGCFRHLKNMFQELEECRAFELLKSTADRANYLMTKQAKIVAMTCTHAALKRKDFLQLGFKYDNLLMEESAQILEIETFIPMLLQRQEDGHARLKRCILIGDHHQLPPVVKNMAFQKYSHMDQSLFTRFVRLGIPYIELNAQGRARPSIAKLYNWRYRDLGDLPSVKEEVVFNRANAGFAYDYQLVDVPDYLGKGETTPSPWFYQNEGEAEYVVSVYIYMRLLGYPANKISILTTYNGQKLLIRDVVNRRCVPYDFIGPPSKVTTVDKFQGQQNDFILLSIVRTRFVGHLRDVRRLVVAMSRARLGLYVFCRRSLFEQCYELQPTFQLLLERPDHLALNVNEITSYTERNFEDPGPGHHVHLVSGIEEMGSIIDRLYQEKLRHQFDQNGPYLSHLEPSENTDGMQSGQQTMDTDMPEQTEDDMPHKIKEATTVDNVTGYNNVEDVTMVDNSDGVANGNPSP; encoded by the exons ATGATTCTGGAGGTTAGCCAGTATCTGGAGAATTACCTGTGGCCTCATTTCGACCCTCTCGCTGCCACCTTCGAGCATGTTATGTCCATCATCATCATGGTCAACGAGAAG TTCCGAGAGAATGTTGCCGCTTGGACTTGTTTCCATGAGAGGAAAGACGCTTTCAAAGTCTTTCTCGAGAGGGTTCTTCGCTTAAAGGAG GGACGAGAACTAAGTATAGCAGAGAAGACGAATTACCTAGTTTTTATGATAAATGCCTTTCAG AGTTTGGAAGATGAGGTTGTTAGCAGGACAATCTTGAGACTGGCAAATTTGAAATCTTGGTACAGTTTGTCTTATGGTCGTTTTCAG ATGGAGCTTTGTCTTAATCCTGGCTTGGTCAAGAAATGGAAAAGGATGATAAAGAAAGAACCTGTGAAAGGGGGTGGATCACATTTAGATCCCTTAACTAAAGTTGAAGTGATGTTCGTGAGAAACCTCATAGAAGAATTTATGGAG ataCTGGATTCACAGGTATTTCCCCAGAAACAATTATCTGGTGAGGACAATGAACTTATTGATGCTACTGGTTTGGGGCTACTTAATGATGCCTGTGTCCTGTACTGTGAGAGGTTTATGGAATTTCTAATTGACCTCTTGAGTCAATTGCCAACAAGGAG GTATTTGAGGCCTCTTGTGGCTGATGTAGCTGTAGTTGCCAAATGCCATTTAAGTGCACTCTATAGGCATGAAAAGGGGAAACTTTTTGCCCAGCTGGTTGATTTACTGCAATTCTATGAAGGGTTTGAGATTAATGATCATACTGGAACACAGTTAACAGATCACGAGGTTCTTGAATCTCATTACAGCCGAATGCAGTCATTCCAACTACTTGCATTTAAAAAGATGGAAAag CTGCGGGAACTTGCTTTGACTAACATTGGTTCGATTCACAAGCGTGCTAATTTGACCAAGAAATTGTCTGTTCTTTCTCCGGAGGAGTTGAGAAATTTTGTTTGCTGTAAG CTTAAACTGGTCTCTAAGGAAGATCCCTGGTCAGAGAGGGTTGATTTTCTTATTGAAGTAATGCTGTCCTATTTTGAGAAGCAACAATCTCAAAAAGAAGCTATTAATGCTCTTCCTCTTTATCCAAATGAGCAGATTATGTGGGATGAAAGTGTTGTACCCAGCATAAATTACTCTGGAGAAGGTTGTTTAGCATTGCCCAAGCTGAACTTACAGTTCTTAACACTTCATGATTATCTTCTTcgaaattttaatctttttagacTTGAGTCAACATATGAGATACGTGAGGACATTCAGGAAGCTGTTCCACATCTTCTTgcatatattaataatgatggAGGAACTGCTTTTCGTGGTTGGTCAAGAATGGGTGTGCcaatcaaagaattcaaaatcacTGAAGTTAAACAACCTAACATTGGAGAAGTCAAACCATCATCCGTGACTGCAGAAGTTACTTATAGTGTTTCCAGTTATAGAGCACATATTAGATCAGAATGGGATGCACTCAAAGAGCATGATGTATTGTTTTTACTATCTATTCGCCCATTATTTGAGCCTCTTAGTGccgaagaagaagacaaagctAGTGTTCCTCAGAAGCTTGGCCTACAATTTGTTCGAGGTTGTGAAGTTATTGAGATTCGAGATGAGGAAGGAAACCTTATGAATGATTTTTCTGGAAAGATTAAGCGTGATGAGTGGAAGCCACCAAAGGGGGAACTGAGAACAGTAACTGTGGCTTTGGATACAGCACAATACCACATGGATGTAAGTAACATTGCTGAAAAAGGGGCAGAAGATGTTTATGGTACATTTAATGTGTTGATGAGgaggaagccaaaagaaaacaattttaaagcCATCTTAGAATCAATAAGGGATTTAATGAATGAATACTGTATTGTTCCCAAGTGGTTGGAAAACATTTTTCTTGGTTATGGGGATCCTTCAGCTGCACAGTGGACTAATATGCCTGATGTATTGGAGACAGTAGATTTCAAAGATACTTTTGTTGATGCTGATCACTTAAAAGAAAGTTTTGTGGATTATGAG GTGTCTTTTGTTAATTCTGATGGCTCAGAAAATTTGAATCCAAGGCCTCCTTTTAAGATCAAGCTTCCCCGAACACTCAAACCTAACAATGGTACTCTTACTGGGCATGCAATGTCTACTTCCGGTGCAACAAATGATATCAATGTGGTTGATGCAAATTATCAGAAAGAAGCACTAGTTATTGAGACATATACTCCTCCAGATCCTGGCCCCTATCCTCAAGATCAGCCCAAACAAAATTTAGTTAGATTCACACCCACACAG GTTGAAGCAATCATCTCTGGCATTCAGCCTGGTCTAACTATGGTTGTGGGGCCACCTGGTACAGGAAAGACTGATACAGCTGTACAAATTCTAAATGTTCTTTACCATAATTGTCCTTCTCAGAGAACCTTAATAATTACTCATTCAAATCAGGCTTTGAATGACCTGTTTGAGAAGATAATGCAG AGAGATGTTCCTGCACGTTATCTTCTTCGACTTGGTCAAGGAGAACAAGAGCTAGCAACTGATCTTGATTTTAGCCGGCAAGGTCGTGTTAATGCAATGCTTGTTAGACGGTTAGAATTGCTCAGTGAAGTGGAGAGGCTAGCAAGATCTCTTCAATTGCCCGAGGATGTGGGTTACACTTGTGAAACTGCGGGATACTTTTGGTTGCTTCATGTTTATTCACGCTGGGAGCAGTTTCTTGCTGCTTGTGCTGAGAATAAAGAGAAGTCAACATTTGTTCGAGATCGTTTTCCCTTCAAAGAGTTCTTCTATGATACACCACATCCTGTATTTACAGGTGAGTCTTTTGAGAAAGACATGCAGGCTGCTACGGGGTGCTTTCGTCATCTTAAGAACATGTTTCAAGAACTTGAAGAGTGTCGGGCATTCGAATTACTTAAGTCAACAGCTGATAGGGCTAACTACTTAATGACCAAGCAGGCTAAGATTGTGGCAATGACTTGCacccatgcagctctaaagagGAAAGATTTCCTCCAGTTAGGTTTCAAGTATGACAACTTGCTAATGGAAGAAAGTGCCCaaattttagaaattgagactttcATTCCAATGTTACTCCAGCGGCAGGAGGACGGTCATGCACGGCTTAAACGCTGCATTCTGATTGGTGATCATCACCAGTTGCCTCCTGTTGTGAAGAATATGGCTTTTCAGAAGTACAGCCACATGGATCAAAGTCTATTTACAAGGTTTGTCCGATTGGGCATTCCTTACATTGAGCTAAATGCTCAGGGAAGAGCCAGGCCAAGTATAGCTAAACTTTACAATTGGAGATACAGAGATTTGGGAGACCTTCCTTCTGTAAAGGAGGAAGTCGTATTCAATAGGGCAAATGCTGGATTTGCTTATGATTATCAGTTAGTGGATGTTCCAGATTACCTTGGTAAGGGGGAGACAACTCCATCTCCTTGGTTTTACCAAAATGAGGGAGAAGCCGAATATGTTGTCAGTGTCTATATATACATGCGTCTTTTAGGGTATCCTGCAAATAAGATATCAATTTTGACTACATACAATGGTCAGAAACTTCTCATCCGTGATGTTGTAAATAGGAGATGCGTTCCATACGATTTCATTGGTCCTCCAAGCAAG GTTACTACAGTGGATAAGTTTCAAGGTCagcaaaatgattttatattgcTATCTATTGTGCGTACTCGATTTGTTGGTCACCTACGTGATGTAAGAAGATTGGTTGTTGCAATGTCACGTGCTCGGCTTGGTTTATATGTTTTTTGCCGTCGTTCCCTTTTTGAACAATGCTATGAGCTGCAACCTACATTTCAGCTGCTTCTTGAAAGACCTGACCACCTTGCCCTTAATGTGAATGAGATTACATCATATACTGAACGAAATTTTGAAGATCCTGGACCTGGACATCATGTACATCTTGTCAGTGGCATTGAGGAGATGGGTAGTATCATAGACAGACTGTATCAG gaAAAGTTGAGACATCAATTTGATCAAAATGGGCCTTATTTGAGTCATTTAGAACCATCAGAAAATACAGATGGGATGCAAAGTGGGCAGCAGACTATGGACACTGATATGCCTGAACAAACAGAGGACGACATGCCACATAAAATCAAGGAAGCTACAACTGTTGATAATGTAACTGGATATAACAACGTGGAAGATGTTACCATGGTTGATAATAGTGATGGTGTTGCAAATGGGAACCCATCGCCATAG